From Oncorhynchus tshawytscha isolate Ot180627B linkage group LG27, Otsh_v2.0, whole genome shotgun sequence, a single genomic window includes:
- the LOC112215386 gene encoding ectonucleotide pyrophosphatase/phosphodiesterase family member 7-like isoform X2: MLWTVRLCLLLATSSSGVPLDRYSTKGQHKVLLVSFDGFRWDYDRDVDTPNLDTMAKDGVKARYVTPPYLTITSPTHFTLLTGRYIENHGVIHNMWFNITTSEKLPYYATQFKNEWWDNGTLPIWITAQRQGLRAGSLHFPGTQSTYQGETQTVKEVEPRFYDYKNETKWQENVEKVMGTWFSEMDLDFVSLYFGEPDGTGHKYGPDSPERREMVKQVDRTVGYIRSLAEQNGLADSLNIIITADHGMSNVYRNGLVKEITLSRIPGFSFRDIAFHLVDFGPSGMLLPKMGMLDKVYNALKGAHPHLHVFKKEEMPKRLHFANNNRILPIILFSDPGYVINGFLPVQFNAGEHGFDNEEMDMKPFFRAVGPAFQKNLEVGPFETVNIYPLMCHILGIKPDPNDGHLDATKHMLVSATEDLRQDIKSNIFVGLAAVAGFLVVVFIAVVSFNAFKKEKNDRRNEAPNLQEISTMLHC, from the exons ATGTTGTGGACAGTGAGACTCTGCCTCCTGTTGGCCACGTCCTCTTCAGGTGTACCACTGGATAGATACAGCACCAAAGGACAGCATAAAGTACTGCTCGTCTCCTTCGATGGCTTCAGGTGGGACTACGACCGCGATGTGGACACGCCAAATCTGGACACAATGGCCAAAGACGGGGTCAAGGCCAGATATGTGACCCCACCTTACCTCACCATCACCAGTCCCACACATTTCACCCTCCTAACAG GGCGCTACATTGAAAACCATGGGGTGATCCACAACATGTGGTTCAACATCACCACCAGTGAGAAACTGCCTTACTATGCTACCCAGTTTAAGAATGAGTGGTGGGACAACGGCACTCTACCCATCTGGATCACAGCCCAGAGACAG GGCCTGAGGGCTGGCTCTCTTCACTTTCCTGGCACGCAATCCACCTACCAGGGAGAGACGCAGACAGTGAAGGAAGTGGAACCACGGTTTTATGACTACAAAAACGAGACAAAATGGCAAGAGAACGTAGAGAAGGTGATGGGCACCTGGTTCAGTGAGATGGACCTGGACTTTGTGTCACTGTATTTTGGGGAGCCTGATGGCACAGGCCACAAATATGGGCCTGATTCCCCTGAGCGGAGGGAGATGGTCAAGCAGGTGGACAGAACAGTGGGCTACATCCGCAGCTTGGCTGAACAAAACGGACTTGCCGATAGtctcaacatcatcatcaccGCTGACCATGGGATGAGCAATGTGTACCGCAACGGCTTGGTGAAGGAGATCACCCTTTCCAGGATCCCCGGATTCTCCTTCAGAGATATAGCCTTTCACCTGGTGGACTTTGGGCCCTCTGGGATGCTGCTTCCCAAGATGGGCATGCTGGATAAGGTCTACAACGCCCTGAAGGGGGCGCACCCtcaccttcatgtcttcaagaaGGAGGAGATGCCCAAGCGCCTTCACTTTGCTAATAACAACCGCATCCTACCCATCATCCTCTTCTCTGACCCTGGATATGTCATTAACGGG TTCCTCCCAGTGCAGTTCAATGCGGGGGAGCATGGCTTTGACAACGAAGAAATGGACATGAAGCCCTTCTTCAGGGCTGTGGGGCCAGCGTTCCAAAAGAACCTGGAGGTGGGCCCCTTTGAGACAGTGAACATATATCCCTTGATGTGTCACATACTGGGCATCAAGCCTGATCCCAATGATGGCCACCTGGATGCCACAAAACACATGCTGGTCTCTGCCACAGAGG ACCTCCGTCAGGACATAAAATCAAATATCTTTGTTGGATTGGCAGCAGTGGCTGGATTTCTTGTTGTGGTCTTCATAGCTGTTGTGTCATTTAATGCATTCAAGAAGGAGAAAAATGATAGAAG AAATGAAGCTCCAAACTTGCAAGAAatctccaccatgcttcactgttga
- the LOC112215386 gene encoding ectonucleotide pyrophosphatase/phosphodiesterase family member 7-like isoform X1, with product MLWTVRLCLLLATSSSGVPLDRYSTKGQHKVLLVSFDGFRWDYDRDVDTPNLDTMAKDGVKARYVTPPYLTITSPTHFTLLTGRYIENHGVIHNMWFNITTSEKLPYYATQFKNEWWDNGTLPIWITAQRQGLRAGSLHFPGTQSTYQGETQTVKEVEPRFYDYKNETKWQENVEKVMGTWFSEMDLDFVSLYFGEPDGTGHKYGPDSPERREMVKQVDRTVGYIRSLAEQNGLADSLNIIITADHGMSNVYRNGLVKEITLSRIPGFSFRDIAFHLVDFGPSGMLLPKMGMLDKVYNALKGAHPHLHVFKKEEMPKRLHFANNNRILPIILFSDPGYVINGFLPVQFNAGEHGFDNEEMDMKPFFRAVGPAFQKNLEVGPFETVNIYPLMCHILGIKPDPNDGHLDATKHMLVSATEDLRQDIKSNIFVGLAAVAGFLVVVFIAVVSFNAFKKEKNDRSSEKSVLPGEKEVTQTAL from the exons ATGTTGTGGACAGTGAGACTCTGCCTCCTGTTGGCCACGTCCTCTTCAGGTGTACCACTGGATAGATACAGCACCAAAGGACAGCATAAAGTACTGCTCGTCTCCTTCGATGGCTTCAGGTGGGACTACGACCGCGATGTGGACACGCCAAATCTGGACACAATGGCCAAAGACGGGGTCAAGGCCAGATATGTGACCCCACCTTACCTCACCATCACCAGTCCCACACATTTCACCCTCCTAACAG GGCGCTACATTGAAAACCATGGGGTGATCCACAACATGTGGTTCAACATCACCACCAGTGAGAAACTGCCTTACTATGCTACCCAGTTTAAGAATGAGTGGTGGGACAACGGCACTCTACCCATCTGGATCACAGCCCAGAGACAG GGCCTGAGGGCTGGCTCTCTTCACTTTCCTGGCACGCAATCCACCTACCAGGGAGAGACGCAGACAGTGAAGGAAGTGGAACCACGGTTTTATGACTACAAAAACGAGACAAAATGGCAAGAGAACGTAGAGAAGGTGATGGGCACCTGGTTCAGTGAGATGGACCTGGACTTTGTGTCACTGTATTTTGGGGAGCCTGATGGCACAGGCCACAAATATGGGCCTGATTCCCCTGAGCGGAGGGAGATGGTCAAGCAGGTGGACAGAACAGTGGGCTACATCCGCAGCTTGGCTGAACAAAACGGACTTGCCGATAGtctcaacatcatcatcaccGCTGACCATGGGATGAGCAATGTGTACCGCAACGGCTTGGTGAAGGAGATCACCCTTTCCAGGATCCCCGGATTCTCCTTCAGAGATATAGCCTTTCACCTGGTGGACTTTGGGCCCTCTGGGATGCTGCTTCCCAAGATGGGCATGCTGGATAAGGTCTACAACGCCCTGAAGGGGGCGCACCCtcaccttcatgtcttcaagaaGGAGGAGATGCCCAAGCGCCTTCACTTTGCTAATAACAACCGCATCCTACCCATCATCCTCTTCTCTGACCCTGGATATGTCATTAACGGG TTCCTCCCAGTGCAGTTCAATGCGGGGGAGCATGGCTTTGACAACGAAGAAATGGACATGAAGCCCTTCTTCAGGGCTGTGGGGCCAGCGTTCCAAAAGAACCTGGAGGTGGGCCCCTTTGAGACAGTGAACATATATCCCTTGATGTGTCACATACTGGGCATCAAGCCTGATCCCAATGATGGCCACCTGGATGCCACAAAACACATGCTGGTCTCTGCCACAGAGG ACCTCCGTCAGGACATAAAATCAAATATCTTTGTTGGATTGGCAGCAGTGGCTGGATTTCTTGTTGTGGTCTTCATAGCTGTTGTGTCATTTAATGCATTCAAGAAGGAGAAAAATGATAGAAG CTCTGAGAAGTCAGTGCTTCCAGGGGAAAAGGAAGTGACTCAAACTGCCCTTTAA
- the LOC112215389 gene encoding chromobox protein homolog 2-like produces MEELSAVGEQVFDAECILNKRLRKGKLEFLVKWRGWSSKHNSWEPQANILDPRLLAAFNKSEQEKEILICKRGKRPRGRPRKVVETVPEVSKSSSSSSSSSSSGSSSSSSSSSSSSDDDDDDNNNRKAKPGPRTRELHPVPQKKAQIVVAKPEPPRKKRGRKALPAEMKAIQQNKGQRKIIKTVAKDSPADLRGGIKKPFHPASFTFMGLNSRGPLSVQGRCSLAQGGTTKNSMNTAGSGRSNTLASLSFNQSKSQASDFKLSVSEVDSGAGLDLKTTASKSPGVAALNLHNSKLSTSNGNLQGAFQPQLGSHNGQKKPDAPGQTPVQQVPNNKTAAPFSTPKGPANQAASLQALNLQSVNKSSPGNGTPGNGTAPVSNLRSTANPARKDTVGQYGLEKNPVQSPATPGGQQPRKNHPGVDKVKAEEISEAGVMTERPERLTTTRAQGRVEKSIVQNPSAEARDILGKRERSASKDSGKQAKVLRSEMSTGEESTSDSDQDSPYPSNSQDLSISVQTGQDWKPTHSLIEHVFVTDVTANLVTVTVKESPTSVGFFNIHNY; encoded by the exons ATGGAGGAATTGAGCGCCGTAGGAGAACAGGTTTTCGACGCTGAATGCATCCTGAACAAACGTCTAAGAAAG GGGAAGTTAGAGTTTCTTGTAAAGTGGAGGGGATGGTCATCCAA GCACAATAGCTGGGAGCCCCAAGCGAACATCCTTGACCCAAGATTATTGGCTGCATTTAACAAGAG TGAACAAGAAAAGGAAATCCTAATCTGCAAGAGAGGGAAAAGGCCGAGGGGGAGACCTCGAAAAGTTGTG GAAACTGTGCCTGAAGTGTCAAAGTCAAGCAGCTCTTCGTCATCGTCATCTTCATCTGGCTCATCATCGTCATCTTCTTCCTCTTCGTCCTCCTCGGATGATGACGACGATGATAACAACAATAGAAAGGCAAAACCAGGTCCCAGAACACGGGAGCTCCACCCTGTCCCTCAGAAGAAAGCACAGATTGTTGTGGCTAAGCCGGAGCCCCCGAGGAAGAAGCGAGGCAGGAAAGCACTGCCTGCAGAAATGAAGGCCATTCAACAGAACAAGGGCCAGCGCAAGATCATAAAGACAGTTGCCAAAGACTCCCCTGCAGACCTCCGAGGTGGAATCAAGAAACCCTTTCACCCAGCCAGCTTCACCTTCATGGGGTTGAACAGCAGAGGCCCTCTGAGTGTCCAGGGCAGATGTTCCCTGGCCCAGGGTGGGACTACTAAAAACTCCATGAACACTGCAGGCTCTGGCCGGTCAAATACCTtagcttctctctctttcaaccaGAGCAAGAGTCAAGCTTCTGACTTCAAACTGTCGGTCTCTGAAGTGGACAGTGGAGCAGGTTTGGACTTAAAAACAACTGCAAGCAAATCTCCTGGCGTAGCAGCGTTGAATTTGCATAACTCCAAACTCTCAACCAGCAATGGCAACCTGCAAGGAGCTTTTCAGCCACAGCTGGGTTCCCACAATGGGCAGAAGAAACCAGATGCCCCTGGGCAAACACCAGTGCAGCAGGTACCCAATAACAAAACTGCTGCCCCCTTCTCCACTCCTAAAGGCCCTGCCAACCAAGCTGCAAGCCTTCAGGCACTAAACCTGCAGAGTGTGAACAAATCATCACCGGGCAACGGTACTCCAGGCAATGGCACCGCGCCAGTGTCCAACCTGCGAAGCACCGCCAACCCAGCACGGAAAGACACAGTTGGTCAGTATGGTCTAGAGAAAAATCCTGTCCAGAGTCCTGCCACGCCTGGTGGACAACAGCCCAGAAAGAACCATCCTGGAGTTGATAAGGTCAAAGCAGAGGAGATCAGTGAAGCGGGTGTCATGACAGAGAGGCCTGAGAGGCTGACTACAACAAGGGCCCAGGGGAGGGTTGAGAAGAGCATTGTCCAGAACCCCTCCGCAGAGGCCAGAGACATCCTGGGCAAGCGGGAGAGATCTGCCTCTAAAGACAGTGGCAAACAGGCTAAGGTCCTCCGGAGTGAGATGAGCACCGGTGAGGAGAGCACCTCAGACTCTGACCAGGATTCTCCCTACCCAAGTAACAGTCAGGACTTGTCCATCTCAGTCCAGACCGGCCAGGACTGGAAGCCCACTCACAGCCTTATCGAGCATGTGTTTGTTACTGACGTCACTGCCAATCTCGTCACTGTCACAGTCAAGGAGTCTCCAACCAGTGTGGGCTTCTTCAACATACATAATTATTGA